A single region of the Pseudalkalibacillus berkeleyi genome encodes:
- the lexA gene encoding transcriptional repressor LexA has product MKLSRRQQDILNYIKFEVKHKGYPPSVREIGEAVGLASSSTVHGHLSRLEKKGLIRRDPTKPRAIEVITDDMDATIPKSESINVPVIGKVTAGQPITAIENIEEYFPLPDHMVGDENVFALVVQGDSMIEAGIYDGDMVIVKQQQSANNGDIVVAMTEEDEATVKRFFKEKDFIRLQPENASLEPIILNHVSILGKVIGVYRTIH; this is encoded by the coding sequence ATGAAATTATCACGACGACAGCAAGACATATTGAATTACATAAAGTTTGAAGTGAAGCATAAAGGTTATCCCCCTTCTGTCCGTGAAATCGGTGAGGCTGTCGGCCTTGCTTCAAGTTCAACGGTTCATGGGCACCTATCTCGTCTAGAAAAAAAAGGCCTGATTAGAAGGGACCCTACTAAACCGAGAGCGATTGAAGTCATTACAGATGATATGGATGCAACAATTCCAAAGAGCGAATCTATTAACGTACCTGTAATCGGTAAAGTAACGGCTGGTCAGCCTATTACTGCAATAGAGAACATAGAAGAATACTTCCCTCTACCAGATCATATGGTTGGAGATGAGAATGTATTCGCATTAGTTGTCCAGGGTGATAGTATGATAGAGGCTGGAATCTATGACGGCGACATGGTTATTGTTAAACAACAACAATCTGCAAACAACGGAGATATTGTCGTCGCAATGACTGAAGAGGACGAAGCAACTGTAAAGCGATTCTTTAAAGAAAAAGACTTTATTCGATTGCAGCCTGAAAATGCTTCTTTAGAACCGATTATACTCAATCATGTTTCGATACTAGGAAAAGTGATAGGCGTCTACCGAACCATCCATTAA